The DNA sequence TGTGATTGACAATCAAGCTACTAAGGATTCTCAAGATATGAATGCACATCCTGAGGACAGTCAACATAACCTGCAACAGCTAGTGGATCATAgggaaaatacttcaaatttGAAGCGTATAAGGGCCGGAAGTCGAAGTGGAGGACCAGAAAGAAAGGCCACGACAAAGACAACAACCAAAGAAGCTTACACCCTGATTATCACATTTATTCTTATTCATACACTTCCGAATTTCTGCAGAGTATTTCTTCATTACACTTTAACAGATAAAAATCTTGCAAAATTGAGACTAAATTTTGTACGAGAAGCAAAGTATAATGCCACTGAGTCTGTTGATAGAGAAGGAACAGGTTCACTGTACTTGAGTTGTAGACAAATCAGGTTGCATTCTTACTGAAGGTGGTAAACAAGGGAGGTGGTTTTGTATCAGGGGAATTACAGAAGCAACTGCTACTGTTGCAGGGAAAACATATGGCAACTCTTGAACTGCTTGATTGAAGTAGCGGAGTTCAACCTTAGTTCAAGGCTCCTAGAGCTGGAAATGAGAACGTAGACATGTATTGCCAAATCTCTTTAAATAATTGGTTCAATCtccttatttttccttattgtCATCTACTGAATGCATCAATTGTTGCTATGACATTACTAATGTTACAATATTAACTGATTATTTAGGAGCGAAATGGCGTAATGTGTAAGACAATTTCAGTTGCAACGCCATTGTTACAATAGAGGATTTGATTCCACGGCCTGCACTTAGCTTTATGCTATGATTTTCAACCAACTGATCCTCCCCTTCCTGATCTCCATAGATAGGTACAAGTCCATGGTAGGTAGCAACTCCTCTAAAAAATCCACAATTGCATTAGAACTTAGCTACCTACTTGAGGTTGAGCTAATGCTTCCTCTAAGGCATATAAACTAATTCATACTAGAATGCATCTTCACTGATCACTCCACTCCGCAAATAAGCTAAGCCACACCCCAAGAAAACGACTCCCAAGTCCCATTCACCTCCTCTTCAGTTTACAACATCTTGGGGGCCAAACAATGAACATTCTGACGCAATTCTCAACCACACTCTCATAGGCATAAACGCAAACACATAAAACTATCACCCACACAAGTTAGAATacaaggaagagaaaaatgacaagaaaactCCACCTCTTTGCCCTGCGCAACTCCAGGGGAAGAGCCCGCTGCCGACGTCTCTTCCGCGACGACCGCTTCGGCGGCCGCGGATGCCGCCGGGACTCCGATTCCTCTCGAGCCGGGACGACTCAGTTGGAGCAGTCCAGCACACGGGCCGGTCTTTCTCGGGGCGAAGAACGGAGCTTGGGATGGCTTCAAGACGACGTCCGAGCAGGGGAGCGACAGACGCTGCATGAGGGCGACGTTGACCCTGGGTTCTACGGCCATGGCCAGCATTGTTTGGGATGAACTGAACTAGGGAACTGTACCAAGCTTTGATTTTGCTGTGATATGTGGGGGGAGGATAAGATGATGTTTCAGGAAGAAAGGGATTGGGCTTGCTGAGGCCTCATGGACCGATTGggctcataaattaaaatattttcagccCAGCCCAAATACAAAATAATTATTAAGAGTCAATTTGTAGTTTTCATTGCCGGaaatatttgcatattttttttttggcaatttcaaataaggatataaaatgacatcattttcGCAAATGAAGATATGAAGCGGATGCTACTCCAAATAAGTGCTCGAAGTgctcttttttatttcaaagaaaggcctaatcaatgatatttttctcatttcatttttttttactttttccttatcagttttcccttttttttttccaacattcTTCATGGGGGAATCGTATGTTATGTTGGGAACTTCAAAATGGACACGTACATTAAATTGCGTTGCTCCCTTTTTATTGCTTGagagaaattttgtgaattatgaACTTCGCCTTCTAAATCTAGAACAcctgaaaattttcacaatCTACAATATGTTGAAACTAATCTTCACATAATATATCCACTTTTCTCTCCAATTTGTTTTTTCATCTTTGGTATCGTCTTACTCGGTAAATTTTGAtccttcgttttctttttccaatttcatcATGTAAGTATATTCTACTGGATAGTATTGTTGTACTTCATGTTCTACTTTATCCATTCATTTTAATCATACCATTCATAAGAACTTCCCTACTTTCTCATTTggaactatatatatatataacttttTAAACGAAAAATTCTCAACTTGTCCACTTTTTCTACTAGTTATTTAAAATAGTTAAATTGATTATTTGTGATATATTTAAAATGcttatttcttgaaaatgaataatttgattttttttaaataatcacttgtattgcttaaaataatcaGTCGagtaaataaaaatcattctcgtctattcatttttttaagcaatacaagcaatcattcttagataaatatttttcacaaaataaacgcACCAaaatgtttgagattttttttttccatatcaATTCAAGGGCTCGGATATGTAGGCATACGGTACAACATTGTACCTTAGAAGTTCCCGTGAGTGTGGCACAGCTTTCCAAGAATTTTACTTTAAACGGCAACTACAATCCGGGCACGATCTCAAAGAATTTAAATCAGAGTGAAGGTTCCAATTACATCCGTGATCattaaaatgcacaaaaaaCTGGAATTTATAGTCTCTTACAGGGTTCATGCTAAAAATGGTTGAAGTGCATAAGTTAAATACTGCACTGATGTCAAATCCTTGACCTGAACTGGTTCCTTTTTCCCCTTACAGACCTACATTCTGAGGATATTTCCGTCTGAGTACTTAAGCTTCGAAGAATCGAGTCAACTCGAAATTGCAGCAGTGAACTGTGTTGTCTTGAGTCATCCCAAGCCCCGaccatcgttccaacatctatAAGCCCTTCATAATGGGTAAGAAGGATCGAGCAACAAATTACAAGACACCATATTGTAAAGCGTTTCTAGGAAATTGAATAAAGACCATCCTCCTTCAAGCTCGCCAGCCTGGTAACGCCAGGAAAAGATCTGACTTCCTGATTAAAAGGATGTGTATCTTTGCATGAAGGTTGAAAAACTTAAAAGTTCCGAAAAACAGCTCTTCTACACAAGGCCGGGTCATCCTTGTTTCCTCCACCGTTCTGTCTGAAGAAGAGTTGGGGCAAATTCAAGACCAAGCTTCAACATGATACTTACCAGCCTTCTCCAGTGCCCTAAGCCACCGAACAGCAGATTCCCTCGAAACTGCACCGTCTTTAGATATGATGTCTTCAAATGCTGACCAAACATCAGAGGGCATTTTAGTTGAAGAACCTGCGACGTAGATGGCAGCTCCCGAGTTCAACAAATTCCATACCACTTGGCTGTGTTCCCGTATCTTATCTTGCACGTATACCTTCTGAGGTTGGTCTCTCGAAAAAGCAACGAAAAGGCCCCCGCCCTTGGCATCAGAGAGAACCCCGTCATTTTGTGAATGATCAAACCAAAAATCTCTGtacagaaaatcattttcctcatttcggcaaccaaagaagaaaatgatagGAGCAGTCCATGTAGACTGACTTTGAATGACTCTTTCCTCGACAAAACCACGAAATGGAGCACATCCAGTTCCAGGTCCAATGAGGATGACAGGCAGCGATGGTGGTGGGGGACAAAGTGAACCTTTCTGAAACCATGCCGGAATAAGAGCACCTACCATGTCAGATTCAGCATTTAGTGTTGCAATACGTGCATTTGATAACTCCATCTGTGTATTCTTGTAGAGTGTGTCTGTGTAAATAGTAACTCACCCTGATCAAGATTGGCCAGCCACATTGAGCAAAGCCCTGCTCGATTCCTCTTAAAAGGTGTCATCCAAGACACAACATTCACAGTTAAGTGGACTTGATTAGGATGGGCTGAAGGAGATGATGAAATGGAGAAAGCCCTAGTTTTTAATGGAGGGACCAACTGGACCAACCACTCCAGCGGCAGTTGTACAGAAGGGAAATCTTGTAACAcctatttaaaaatgaaaatttactgATGAATTCCTCTCCTGATGCATGGAAAATTAATATAGAACTTCTTGCAGGCTACATAACTCAATGTGGGTTACTCATATATTCGAACGATGATGTCAATAGCGTAATTAAACAGAAAAGGAATATCATATTTTGGAGAATGGTTTGATACCATTTTGACATAGCTAAAAAAACTCCATTTCTTTTATGCAGCATCTAGAGGACAAATACATTCATGAAAGGTAGGATTTCTTTCCCAATGATTCACAAAGAATAAATCTCGAGCAATTAGTTTAGTTTACGCACCTCCAAAACAGATCTTCGCTCTTTTTGGTTGTATTGGTATAGATCATCTCTTCCTTCAGCTGATGCAAAATATTGAAGCCTTTCCTTTTCATGTTCGGCTGTAGCAAAATAACTCATTACCTGATAGACAGTGCTATTAGTACAACTAgagcaaaaaaattcaagacatgCTGAGAAAAAAACCACCAGACCAAAGCCGTGATCGATAAGTACATATTCAACTCTATATATATGCTTACGAACTATCTATTCCAGCATTTCCCAGTGTAATGTGCATCAGTAGTAGATAATCATGGAAAAATCCACTAATCATGCGACACAGCAATAAGTATGATCTCTCTCGACTACTTAATTTCCAGACTCAACTCATCTCTCTAAAATCAAGCTAATCGTGCGACTTATATGCCAAACAAAATCCCGATATTAGGCTTTTCTTAAATGTAGCAGCAGACATCTACCAAGTTCGAATAAAGAAATTTTGGATAAAACAATTGTTGGATGGAGAAACATGGAAGACAATATGCATACCAAAATTATACTGAAACTTCAGGAATCAATATCTCACAGATGAACTACTATTCCATTTTTGTGTCAATCCACATTCTAGGTTTCTATGAAGTAGAATGCATATATAACTATTAGGCATGGCCAATTCACAAGCAAAAAAAGGCACAGAAAGTAGTTGATCATAAGTTGATAAGCATAGGGACTATAACATCAGATATAAAAGACTCTTGCCTCAAAGAAGTAACGTCGCGGTGATGCTGATGAAATATCCATTGCCAACTCAACGAAGGTCCTTAATTTGATGGGGACTATTGAGGCACTTATTCCATTGGCTATAATTCGATTATCCTGTTTTGTTGGATGAATCTGAAGCAGAGAAAAATGGTTTCAAGCAGCAATTAGTAATGATGCACACGGGAGGTGTATGGGAAACTAGGTAACAGTTATTCAACAGAGAGGGACTTTTCTGCCTTGATTTCTATAATTAGTCAGGAGTCGTTCGAGATTTAGTCAGTATAGCATATGTAAGTTTTAAGTATAAGCAGAAAGTAGTTTCCCACCAAAACTTAAATTACTATTTAGTGGCGGAAAAGTTATGAGTAAAAATTGCTAACCTACATGTCCACATTTATATACTATGAAGATTTCACGTGTTTGGGAtaaaacaaaagtcaaaatgcGTGCACCGTGAAATTCAGATTAAGCAAAAAGTATAAAGTAAAACTCAATCAAGACACACCCTATATCTAATTGGCTTATCTTTAAATTAGGCCAAAATTTTTATTGGAAGGTATGACCGATGGAATTGTAAAGTACTTTGGTCTTTGTTTGTAATAGGTGTCTTCACTGGGTAGAACCATTTATTGTATGTGCAGATCGTAGTTAtcttctacttctaaagtgTATCGCATTCTTTATCTATTCTCATTCATCATTTACAATGACACGGATATCATATTTCGAGCGTTTCTCATTTGATTATATAGAGCTTGCAGTGGCCTTACCATTTTTGGGGCCGACAACAAGGATCTTACTCAATAAAGCGATTTTAACcaccacgagagagagagagagagagagagagagagagagagagagagagagagagagtcaaggCTAAAATGAGCTTAACTAATTTTATGCATCAGAATAAACAATGGGACTTCATAATCTAATATGAGGAACAATAACTACCAGCAATATATTtagtaataaaaagataaaaaaggagCAAATAGCACAGATCTtcttttgaagcaaaatatgAAAACGAATTGAATTATCTGAACACCATCACCAAGATGTTTAGTATGTGTGCCGGCACAAAATTTTGTCCAAGGTTGCTTATGCATGTCAAAGTGAAACATTCGAAAGAAAGAGAATACCACAAAGACAGCATGACAAATCAAAAGAATAATGCACTTGTTTAGCTTCTATAGGGAAAATAGCTATAGAGCATATCCTCTAGTTTCCAAAATATTAGTCCAAATCGACAAACTTCATCTTGGTTCTTCGTTAGCTATATGTATATGCGGCTACATATGCACAAAAGCATAATAAGCATATGATCAGAAGACAGCTAAAATCTATTATTATTACAGTGAGTGCAGCAAAGAATATGCAAAGAGGAATTTCCCCTATTATTACAGCAAGATCAtggcaaataatgaaaaataatcagTCTGACTCCAACGGTTCCTACCGTAATGAATGATTCAGGATCCAAATGACAACGCTCCAAGAAAGCATCTACTGCCTCAGGATCTTGACCAGGAAGAATTTCCAGAACGTCACCTACATCATATTCAATAGCCTGAAAATTCTTTATTACACAATATACAAGAAACAGAAAACCAAtctccaaattcttttcaaCAGGATATTCAAACATCTTACAGTTGACTCAAAGTTAAATTCAAGGTGACGCACATCCTTTCCACAGCCTGCCTTGGTCAAGCAATGATTTTTCACCTActcaggaaaagaagaaaaaaggaccAGTCAATATACTTGTGCTTCTGACCatctacacacacacacacacacatgtgcTTTCCTAATCCAAATTCAGCTCCACAGCACACAGCATTAAAGTGTTTTATATTCTTTCTCACTCATTAAGCGCATCACCAATGCATCTTCACTTGAAAGTTTAAAAGAAATTACGTTCAGCAGATTTGCCAAATGAATATGGTTGGTAGGGAAACTTTGGCTTATCAGTATATTAGATTATTTGCTTTTGATTACCCATCCCCCCCACACCTTTGATTGCAATTTAGGCTTGACTAAGAACATACCTGGAAGTACTGAACTCACCCCCAATGGAATTAAGACAGAGTTATAGCATATGTTTGATAACAAAATTAACCATAACTTGAAAGCAAAGGGTTGAAATTGCAAATTATCAACTGGCTATATCATATGACTCGGACATCACCAATTTAAGAAAGCAATCAGGTCTTGTATGGCGACCAGAGAATCTTCCAGGAGACATAGAGCGAGCCTTCTCGATTTCAGTCTCTGTGCAAGACAAgcctgaaaatttgaaaaagaaaaacagtcaAAATGACAATACAGCCTGAACACAATCATACAAATAAATTGGATAAACAACTCAGTGACCTCTTCTTTCGCACCACACATATTCCAATTAGTAAGGACAATACAGAACCATGCATACTAACACTCTCAATACCCCAACATAGCTAGACACCACATCTAGTTCTAGCAATAGATTGATCCATCGATACCCAGTACATTTTTTGGCTAAGCTTGAAATTTTTAACCTAAATTCACATCACTTGTATACCCTTTATCAATACCTGCTAGACAGATTCCAAATTACCTTTGCCAACTAAATACTGCAGATTCACTTCATCAGCAGCATGGTATCTGATCTGAACCTTTGGCAgatccaggaatttcttatctGATATCACATAATCTCGACCATCAGGAAATAACTTTGGATTCATCTGATTTAACATTCTCCACAAGGATGACGACCAAGGATCCAGAGCAGCTTCATACCTTGAATTACCAATCAATAAGTTGGttatgatttgaatttttgacCTTATCTTAGGGTAAAAGACTCCAGCATGAAGAGTCAACTACGATAAAACTCCAATGAAGTGACAGAGAAACAATAGTGAATAAAAGTACagtgcaaaagaaaagggattcTAAGTCAACCCAGGTACAAAAGCATTCCTTAAACACGACATAATACTGGttataaaagaaaaccaaataaaacTATGAAAACTAAATGACAGAGACTCCTATTTCATGGAGGCATAAGCTACTCATTAAACTGGATGCTACATTTCAAGAACTAATCAACCTGGTAACttcaaaagtaaagaaagaCATGAAGATATACTTACTTTCCTTTGATGGTGTATTTAACGTTTTATAATTGGAAAAGCAACAGTGGTTCACAACTACACAAGTAACATAAAAGACGAGTTTACATAGCAATGATAAAGCATATAAAACAACCAGTCATGACAAATAGCTACATGCCACCAACCATCCTAATAAAATGTGAGATCAGCTCCACAAGCACGAGCCTTATAAACACCAATGATTTTCACACAGTCACATGGTCATAATATTAGCCAGAAGTTGGAAACTGCATTCAGAGGGAAAAATGTCATTTATAGATTATCAAGACTGTAGTTTGCAAAGTAAGGTTTCTCCATTTAATTGCGCGAGGACTAGTCATAACGATTTTAGATAAGGATATAGTTTAGAGTACCATGACTTACCCTGAAGGATGCTGGTCATCCCCTAAACCTCTTTCGACAATGGCCTGTGCTCCAAGATCAGAAAGTCGCTTATCAAGTTTTTTGGCAACAAACTGCAGTCATTGGtgcatgaagat is a window from the Rhodamnia argentea isolate NSW1041297 chromosome 8, ASM2092103v1, whole genome shotgun sequence genome containing:
- the LOC115745422 gene encoding NADPH-dependent diflavin oxidoreductase 1 isoform X1: MTETKSKRLLILYATQTGNAMDAAERIGREAERGGCPASLLSMDEYDVSLLPLEETVVFVVSTTGQGDTPDSMKVCWRFLLQRNLNRHWLEGLHYAVFGLGDSGYQKYNFVAKKLDKRLSDLGAQAIVERGLGDDQHPSGYEAALDPWSSSLWRMLNQMNPKLFPDGRDYVISDKKFLDLPKVQIRYHAADEVNLQYLVGSGLSCTETEIEKARSMSPGRFSGRHTRPDCFLKLVKNHCLTKAGCGKDVRHLEFNFESTAIEYDVGDVLEILPGQDPEAVDAFLERCHLDPESFITIHPTKQDNRIIANGISASIVPIKLRTFVELAMDISSASPRRYFFEVMSYFATAEHEKERLQYFASAEGRDDLYQYNQKERRSVLEVLQDFPSVQLPLEWLVQLVPPLKTRAFSISSSPSAHPNQVHLTVNVVSWMTPFKRNRAGLCSMWLANLDQGALIPAWFQKGSLCPPPPSLPVILIGPGTGCAPFRGFVEERVIQSQSTWTAPIIFFFGCRNEENDFLYRDFWFDHSQNDGVLSDAKGGGLFVAFSRDQPQKVYVQDKIREHSQVVWNLLNSGAAIYVAGSSTKMPSDVWSAFEDIISKDGAVSRESAVRWLRALEKAGKYHVEAWS
- the LOC115745422 gene encoding NADPH-dependent diflavin oxidoreductase 1 isoform X2 encodes the protein MTETKSKRLLILYATQTGNAMDAAERIGREAERGGCPASLLSMDEYDVSLLPLEETVVFVVSTTGQGDTPDSMKVCWRFLLQRNLNRHWLEGLHYAVFGLGDSGYQKYNFVAKKLDKRLSDLGAQAIVERGLGDDQHPSGYEAALDPWSSSLWRMLNQMNPKLFPDGRDYVISDKKFLDLPKVQIRYHAADEVNLQYLVGSGLSCTETEIEKARSMSPGRFSGRHTRPDCFLKLVKNHCLTKAGCGKDVRHLEFNFESTAIEYDVGDVLEILPGQDPEAVDAFLERCHLDPESFITIHPTKQDNRIIANGISASIVPIKLRTFVELAMDISSASPRRYFFEVMSYFATAEHEKERLQYFASAEGRDDLYQYNQKERRSVLEVLQDFPSVQLPLEWLVQLVPPLKTRAFSISSSPSAHPNQVHLTVNVVSWMTPFKRNRAGLCSMWLANLDQERFTLSPTTIAACHPHWTWNWMCSISWFCRGKSHSKSVYMDCSYHFLLWLPK
- the LOC115745422 gene encoding NADPH-dependent diflavin oxidoreductase 1 isoform X3, with amino-acid sequence MTSILQGLSCTETEIEKARSMSPGRFSGRHTRPDCFLKLVKNHCLTKAGCGKDVRHLEFNFESTAIEYDVGDVLEILPGQDPEAVDAFLERCHLDPESFITIHPTKQDNRIIANGISASIVPIKLRTFVELAMDISSASPRRYFFEVMSYFATAEHEKERLQYFASAEGRDDLYQYNQKERRSVLEVLQDFPSVQLPLEWLVQLVPPLKTRAFSISSSPSAHPNQVHLTVNVVSWMTPFKRNRAGLCSMWLANLDQGALIPAWFQKGSLCPPPPSLPVILIGPGTGCAPFRGFVEERVIQSQSTWTAPIIFFFGCRNEENDFLYRDFWFDHSQNDGVLSDAKGGGLFVAFSRDQPQKVYVQDKIREHSQVVWNLLNSGAAIYVAGSSTKMPSDVWSAFEDIISKDGAVSRESAVRWLRALEKAGKYHVEAWS